A window of Diospyros lotus cultivar Yz01 chromosome 14, ASM1463336v1, whole genome shotgun sequence contains these coding sequences:
- the LOC127790085 gene encoding putative HVA22-like protein g: protein MLGEFISRGLVMVLGYAYPALECFKALEGNRVETADLRFWCQYWIIIAILTVMERFVSWVPMYDEVKLAVIIYLWHPKTKGTGYIYETFLRPYVAKYEPGMDRNLQEVRARAWNVALYYWKNCTELGQSAFVDIMDYLAHGKVSRSSKKDKKK, encoded by the exons ATGCTGGGAGAGTTCATCTCCAGAGGACTTGT AATGGTTCTGGGGTACGCCTACCCTGCGCTTGAATGTTTCAAAGCTTTAGAGGGGAACAGAGTTGAGACGGCAGACCTTCGCTTTTGGTGTCAATATtg GATTATTATAGCAATTTTGACGGTGATGGAGAGATTTGTTTCATG GGTTCCAATGTATGACGAGGTGAAGCTTGCAGTGATCATCTATTTGTGGCATCCGAAAACCAAG GGAACTGGGTATATCTACGAGACATTCTTGCGGCCGTACGTGGCGAAGTACGAGCCCGGCATGGACCGGAACTTACAggaggtgagggcgagggcgtgGAACGTGGCCCTGTACTATTGGAAAAACTGCACCGAGCTGGGGCAATCAGCCTTTGTAGATATTATGGACTATTTGGCTCATGGGAAGGTTTCAAGATCGAGCAAGAAG GACAAGAAGAAGTGA